One genomic segment of Paraburkholderia caffeinilytica includes these proteins:
- the arfB gene encoding alternative ribosome rescue aminoacyl-tRNA hydrolase ArfB: protein MTSRYPIPPNEIELTAVRAQGAGGQNVNKVSSAIHLRFDVQASSLPEVLKMRLLALSDHRLTRDGVVIIKAQEHRTQEMNRAAALARLDELIESVSVTRKPRVATRPTRASNRRRLDSKARRSEIKSGRGRVED from the coding sequence ATGACATCCCGTTATCCGATCCCGCCGAACGAAATCGAATTGACCGCAGTCCGCGCGCAAGGAGCGGGCGGCCAGAACGTCAACAAGGTTTCGAGCGCCATCCATCTGCGTTTCGACGTGCAGGCGTCGTCGCTGCCGGAGGTGCTGAAGATGCGCCTGCTCGCGCTGTCCGATCACCGGCTCACGCGCGACGGCGTGGTGATCATCAAGGCGCAGGAGCATCGCACTCAGGAGATGAACCGCGCGGCGGCGCTGGCGCGGCTCGACGAACTGATCGAAAGCGTCAGCGTGACGCGCAAGCCACGCGTCGCCACCCGGCCGACGCGTGCTTCGAATCGGCGTCGCCTCGACAGCAAGGCCCGGCGCAGCGAGATCAAATCCGGCCGTGGGCGGGTAGAGGACTAA
- a CDS encoding VC0807 family protein has product MKLRPGFVLELAVNFLLPWLAYRFTLPHLGETGALIASAVPPIIWSLIELVRFRRVDALSVMVVAGIVLSVAAMALGGSPRMLLLRESLVSGAVGVVFLLSLPMRRPLIFYLARATVAREMEGGAERFEALWRERPALVTAMRLMTLVWGVGLTGETALRAWMALTWPIERFLVVSPFIGYGIYGALTLWTLWYRKTMPSRVEARAQPGGIAS; this is encoded by the coding sequence ATGAAACTCCGTCCGGGTTTTGTACTGGAACTGGCCGTCAATTTTCTGCTGCCGTGGCTTGCTTACCGTTTCACGCTGCCGCACCTGGGCGAGACCGGCGCGCTGATCGCGTCCGCCGTACCGCCGATCATCTGGAGCCTGATCGAACTGGTGCGCTTTCGACGCGTCGACGCGCTCAGCGTGATGGTCGTGGCGGGCATCGTGCTGTCGGTCGCGGCGATGGCGCTGGGCGGCAGTCCGCGCATGTTGTTGCTGCGCGAATCGCTGGTGTCCGGCGCGGTGGGCGTGGTGTTTCTGCTGTCGCTGCCGATGCGCCGTCCGTTGATCTTCTATCTTGCGCGCGCCACCGTCGCCCGTGAAATGGAAGGCGGCGCCGAGCGCTTCGAAGCGTTGTGGCGCGAGCGGCCGGCCCTCGTCACTGCAATGCGGCTCATGACGCTCGTTTGGGGCGTCGGCCTGACCGGCGAAACGGCGCTGCGCGCCTGGATGGCGCTCACCTGGCCGATCGAACGCTTTCTGGTGGTCTCGCCGTTCATCGGCTACGGCATTTACGGCGCCTTGACGTTGTGGACGCTGTGGTATCGCAAGACCATGCCCAGCCGGGTCGAGGCGCGCGCGCAGCCGGGCGGGATCGCGAGCTGA
- the recD gene encoding exodeoxyribonuclease V subunit alpha, whose amino-acid sequence MSTFERISSLPPELDDIGVNLPAPADFSTALAEGFARRIGMLARRGGAPGEAVKWAARAAFAASRATAEGHVCLPLAVLARRFDASSAEVRAALFASGMASDGSPSAAALRPLVVDGQGRLYLARYYDYERRLARSLVAHAGGGQVEGVRAREHARAAADVDARASASSGASGTPDTQTAAGESGNANTRVASRAGQNAGAGADAGANADATAQTLHERLLRYFGPPQDDEVDWQRVAAVMALSGRLTIVSGGPGTGKTTTVVGVLACLLDARADLLIALAAPTGKAAQRMQEALLARAGDLPPELAARLPQTSYTLHRLLGSGPGGRFRHHRDNPLPYDVVVIDEASMIDVAMAARLLDAIAPQTRLVMLGDKDQLAAVEAGAVFAELSARPAFTQNGLQGIAEALGIDAARLSQALPGVSSGFDEGPDDLFADTGSSDDSDTPPFPSPAQNPLADCVVWLERNYRFGLESPIGRLSLAIRNGAAGAALDVLRIDPAEPCAAALYEDAHATLADRTVARLAAGFAAYADALAEALAADTPDPLPLFDALNRFRILCATRAGPRGVDQVNAAMAAQVRRSAGVTLAVGAQWFAGRPVMVTRNDYALGLFNGDIGIALPGAGGALRVYFRSGDGGLRAVSPAALPPHDTAFALTVHKSQGSEFQHAVLMLPSVFSRVLSRELVYTAITRARERVDVIGARAVLAQAIATPTQRDSGLAARIAEVWRLV is encoded by the coding sequence ATGAGCACGTTCGAGCGGATCTCTTCCTTGCCGCCGGAGCTCGACGATATCGGGGTGAATTTACCCGCGCCGGCCGATTTCAGCACCGCGCTTGCCGAAGGATTCGCGCGCCGCATCGGCATGCTGGCGCGGCGTGGCGGCGCGCCGGGCGAGGCGGTGAAGTGGGCGGCGCGGGCTGCCTTCGCCGCGAGCCGCGCGACCGCCGAAGGGCACGTGTGCCTGCCGCTTGCCGTACTGGCGCGACGCTTCGATGCGTCGAGCGCGGAAGTGCGGGCGGCGCTGTTCGCAAGCGGCATGGCCAGCGACGGGTCGCCGAGCGCGGCGGCGTTGCGGCCGCTGGTGGTCGACGGGCAAGGGCGACTTTATCTGGCGCGCTACTACGACTACGAACGGCGTCTCGCACGCTCGCTGGTTGCGCACGCAGGCGGGGGGCAGGTGGAAGGTGTGAGGGCTCGTGAGCATGCGCGGGCTGCGGCGGATGTCGACGCTCGTGCGAGTGCGAGTTCCGGCGCAAGTGGCACGCCAGATACACAGACAGCTGCCGGTGAAAGTGGCAACGCCAACACCCGTGTGGCTTCACGCGCGGGTCAAAATGCAGGTGCCGGCGCAGATGCAGGCGCAAACGCGGACGCGACTGCCCAAACGCTGCACGAGCGTCTGTTGCGCTACTTCGGCCCGCCGCAGGACGACGAGGTCGACTGGCAACGTGTCGCGGCGGTCATGGCGCTGTCTGGCCGCCTGACCATCGTCAGCGGCGGCCCGGGTACCGGCAAGACGACTACGGTGGTCGGTGTGCTTGCCTGTTTGCTGGACGCGCGGGCCGATCTGCTAATTGCACTGGCGGCGCCTACCGGCAAAGCCGCGCAGCGCATGCAGGAGGCCTTGCTCGCCCGTGCCGGCGATCTGCCGCCGGAGCTCGCCGCGCGCCTGCCGCAGACGTCTTACACCTTGCACCGGCTGCTCGGGTCCGGGCCGGGCGGGCGCTTCCGGCATCATCGCGACAATCCGCTGCCTTATGACGTCGTCGTGATCGACGAGGCGTCGATGATCGACGTGGCGATGGCAGCGCGTCTGCTCGATGCCATCGCACCGCAGACGCGTCTGGTGATGCTGGGTGACAAGGATCAGCTCGCGGCCGTCGAGGCGGGTGCGGTGTTCGCCGAACTCAGCGCGCGACCTGCTTTCACGCAGAATGGACTGCAGGGGATCGCCGAGGCGCTTGGCATTGACGCGGCGCGGTTGTCGCAAGCATTGCCCGGCGTGTCGAGCGGCTTCGACGAAGGCCCCGACGATCTTTTCGCAGATACGGGTTCGTCGGACGATTCGGATACGCCGCCTTTCCCTTCGCCGGCTCAAAACCCGCTCGCGGACTGCGTCGTCTGGCTCGAGCGTAACTATCGATTCGGTCTCGAATCGCCCATCGGGCGTTTGTCGCTCGCGATTCGCAACGGCGCGGCCGGCGCGGCGCTCGACGTCCTGCGCATCGATCCCGCCGAACCGTGCGCGGCGGCGCTGTACGAAGATGCGCATGCGACGCTTGCCGATCGCACCGTCGCGCGGCTTGCCGCAGGTTTTGCAGCGTATGCTGATGCGCTTGCCGAAGCGCTGGCCGCCGATACGCCGGACCCGCTCCCTCTCTTCGACGCACTGAACCGTTTTCGAATTCTGTGCGCGACCCGTGCGGGGCCGCGCGGCGTCGATCAGGTGAATGCCGCGATGGCCGCGCAGGTGCGGCGTTCGGCGGGTGTGACGCTGGCCGTCGGTGCGCAGTGGTTCGCCGGGCGCCCCGTCATGGTCACGCGCAACGATTACGCGCTCGGTCTGTTCAACGGCGACATCGGCATTGCGCTGCCGGGGGCGGGCGGTGCGTTGCGTGTGTATTTCCGTAGCGGCGACGGCGGTCTGCGTGCCGTATCGCCCGCGGCACTGCCGCCGCACGACACGGCATTCGCGCTCACGGTTCATAAGTCGCAAGGCTCGGAGTTCCAGCATGCGGTGCTGATGTTGCCGTCGGTGTTCAGCCGGGTGTTGTCGCGCGAGCTCGTGTACACGGCAATTACCCGTGCGCGCGAGCGAGTGGACGTGATTGGCGCACGCGCGGTGCTGGCGCAGGCCATCGCCACGCCGACACAGCGTGACTCGGGCCTGGCCGCGCGAATCGCGGAGGTGTGGCGCCTCGTCTAG